The genomic segment CCGGTCGAAGTACCGCAGCGGAAGGCGGTTGACCTTCGCCTCGACGTCTTCGCGGAGGCGCCAGATGAGGCGCACCATGATGACGTTCATGACGTAGCCCTGCAGCCACATCAGCAGCGCCGACGCGAAGTAGAGTGCGAGCACGATCAGCAGCACGCGGCTCAGCGCCAGGAAGTCGACGCCGGCGCCCGGCACGAAGTGCTGCATCGCCTGGACGATGTTCGCGAGATCCTGCTGTCCCTGCGCCTCGAGGCCGGCGACCACCTGCTCCTTCGTGGTGCCCGCCGGTGTCATCGACGACACGACGCCCTCGAAGAGGATGTTCGTCGCCTCGCCGAGCACCTTCGGCGACAGCACGGCGAGCACGACGCCCGCCGCGCCGAGGACCGTCGCCAGCGTGAACGCGACCGCGTGCGGCTTGAGCAGCCCGAGCAGGCGACGGAACGACGGACCGAAGTGGGCGGCCTTGCCGGGGGCGACCGCGCCGCTCCAGTCGTCTGCGGCGATGCGCGCCTGCTCGCCGAGCTCGATCTCGGCCTTCTCCTCGGCGCTGAGCTCCGCGACGGCGTCCTGAACGCGGCGGCGGGACCTGGGCTGCTGCTCGCTCATCGGGCGACCTCCGCTCCGAGCTGGGATTCGACGATCTCGCGGTACGTCTGGCTGCTCTCGAGCAGCTCCTCGTGCGTGCCGAGCCCGACCACGCCGCCGTCGTCGAGCACGACGATGCGGTCGGCGTCGATGATCGTCGAGACGCGCTGCGCGACGACGATCTTCGTGACGTGCGGCAGCTCCCGCCACAGTGCCTGCCTCAGCCTCGCGTCCGTCGTGAGGTCGAGCGCCGAGAACGAGTCGTCGAACACGAGCACGCGCGGGTCGTGGACGATCGCCCGCGCGATCGCGAGGCGCTGGCGCTGGCCGCCCGACACGTTCGTGCCGCCCTGCGCGATGCGCGCGTCGAGCCCGCCGTCCATCTGGCTGACGAAGTCGCTGGCCTGGGCGATCTCGAGCGCCCGCCAGAGCTCGGCGTCGGTGGCATCCTCCCGCCCGAACCGCAGGTTGGAGCCGACGGTGCCGGTGAACAGGAACGGGCGCTGCGGCACGAGGCCGATCGTCCGCCACAGGGCGTCGAGGTCTGCCCGCCGGACGTCGACGCCGCCCACGAGCACCGCGCCGTCGGTGACGTCGAACAGCCGCGGGATGAGCGAGACCAGGGTCGTCTTGCCCGCACCCGTGGAGCCGACGACGGCGACCGTCTCACCCGGATCCGCTCGGAACGTGACGTCCGCGAGGATGGGGTGCTCGGCGCCGGGATAGGTGAAGGTGACGCCGCGGAACTCGACCGCCCCCGGCTCGGGGAACGCGGCGACGGCGTCCGCCGGGCGCACCAGCGTGGAGCGCGTGTCGAGGACTTCGCCGATGCGCTCGGCCGAGACGGCCGCGCGCGGGATCATCAGCGTCATGAAGCTCGCCATGAGGACGCCCGAGAGGATGATCATGGCGTACTGCATGAAGGCGAAGAGCGTGCCGATCTGGATCTCGCCGCTGTCGACCTGCATGCCGCCGAACCAGATCACGCCGATGACCGTGACGTTGAGGATGAGCATCACGGCCGGGAACAGCAGCACGAACAGCGAGCCCACCTTGCGGCCGACCACCATGATGTCGGTGTTCGCGACGCGGAAGCGCTCCTCTTCGATGGGCTCTCGCACGAACGCCCGGATGACGCGGATGCCGGTCAGCTGCTCGCGCATGATGCGGTTGACGCCGTCGAGCTTGCCCTGGAGGCTGCGGAACAGCGGAACCATGCGGGCGATCACGACGCCGGCGACCAGCAGCAGCACGGGGACCGCGATGGCGAGGATCCAGGCGAGGCTCGCCGCCTGGTCGATCGCCAGGATGATCCCGCCGACGGCGAGGAGCGGCGCGGAGACGAGGAAGGTCGCGCCCATCATCGTGAGCATCTGCACCTGCTGCACGTCGTTGGTGTTGCGGGTGATGAGGGAGCCCGCGCCGAAGCCGGTGACCTCGCGCTCGGAGAAGGCCGACACGCGCTCGAAGATGTCGTCGCGCATGTCGCGGCCGAGCTTCATCGCCGCGCGGGCCGCGAAGTACGTCGCGATGATGGCGGCGACGATCTGGCCGAGCGAGATCGTCAGCATGACGACGCCGGTGCGCCAGATGTAGTCGGTGTCGCCCTGGGAGACGCCGTTGTCGATGATGTCGGCGTTGAGGCTCGGCAGGTAGAGCGATGCCAGAGCGGAGGCGAACTGGAACACCAGCACGCCCAGCAGCAGCCACCCGGATGACTTCAGGTAGCGGACGAGGAGCTTGGCCAGCACGGAGGTCTCCCGGATGCGGCGGCACGGCAGGGCATGGCGAAGCCCGGCTCATGCGATGGATGGATGCGGCTCCCACCCTGGCACGGGCCGCCGACATCGCGCATTCGCGTTCACCGAGAGCGGAACGGGCCCGCCGGATCGCGCGCCGCGGCGCTCAGGCCTCCGCGCCCTGCGCGATGCCGGCTCGCTCGCGCCAGCTGCGCGCCGTGACCCGGTCGAGGGCCACCTGCCGGCGCAGCGCGTCGGCCTTCTCGTAGAGCGACGGATCGCCGTAGCTGGTGAGCACCTTCACGATCACGGGCAGCAGCTCGATCATGAAGAACAGCACGGAGATGAGCAGGTGCGCCCACTTCAGCGTCGGCTCGCGCTCCCCCAGCCGCTCCAGGGCGCCGATCTGGCTCAGCAGGCCGACCGCGCCGGCGTTGCCGCTCGCGATCTCCGCCGCCCGGGCGTCGTACGCGGCGAGCGCCGCCTGGTACTGCTCGCGGGCGGCCGGCAGCTCGTCGCGCGCCTGCTGCTTGTTCTGCTCCTCCGACGCGCTCGCGGCGGCCGTGCCCGACGCCTGGGCGTCGGCGAGGTCGGCCTGGGCCGACCGCAGCTTCGCGGCGAGGTCGTCGTAGGATGCCTGCGCGGCGGCCAGCTGCGCCTCGGCGGCCTCGGAGCTCGCCCCCTCGCCGGCGACGCCGCTGCAGCCCTCGACCTCGCCGGCGCCCTGGCCGTTGATCTCGCACTGGTAGATCGCCCGCGCCTGGTCGATC from the Microbacterium atlanticum genome contains:
- a CDS encoding ABC transporter ATP-binding protein translates to MLAKLLVRYLKSSGWLLLGVLVFQFASALASLYLPSLNADIIDNGVSQGDTDYIWRTGVVMLTISLGQIVAAIIATYFAARAAMKLGRDMRDDIFERVSAFSEREVTGFGAGSLITRNTNDVQQVQMLTMMGATFLVSAPLLAVGGIILAIDQAASLAWILAIAVPVLLLVAGVVIARMVPLFRSLQGKLDGVNRIMREQLTGIRVIRAFVREPIEEERFRVANTDIMVVGRKVGSLFVLLFPAVMLILNVTVIGVIWFGGMQVDSGEIQIGTLFAFMQYAMIILSGVLMASFMTLMIPRAAVSAERIGEVLDTRSTLVRPADAVAAFPEPGAVEFRGVTFTYPGAEHPILADVTFRADPGETVAVVGSTGAGKTTLVSLIPRLFDVTDGAVLVGGVDVRRADLDALWRTIGLVPQRPFLFTGTVGSNLRFGREDATDAELWRALEIAQASDFVSQMDGGLDARIAQGGTNVSGGQRQRLAIARAIVHDPRVLVFDDSFSALDLTTDARLRQALWRELPHVTKIVVAQRVSTIIDADRIVVLDDGGVVGLGTHEELLESSQTYREIVESQLGAEVAR